Part of the Paenarthrobacter sp. JL.01a genome is shown below.
GGTGGACTATGTGGCGGCCCCCGGCGCCGACGGCGTCATGGCCACAGTGCTTCTCGCCATCCAGTTCGTCCTCGCCGCGGCCGGCCTGGTGCTGCTGTTCCTGCCCTCGACAACGGCGTGGCTGCTCACCGGGCGACGGGCATAGCAGCCAGGATTCCCTCGCAGCTGCGCAGGACCACGCGGCATGCATCCACTGCCGCCGAATCAACCAGCAAGGGATTTTCCGCGATGTGCCGCCAGCGGTCCAAGGCGTCGCGCGTTGCCCGGGCGATTTCGTCAAGGCCGGCTTCGGGCGAGAGTCCCAGCCGCTGGTGCGGAAGATTTCCCCGGCCGCCCACCAACTGTTCGGCTTCCCGGGACTGCCCGGGGGTGAGCCCGGCCCCGCCGGTCCGCAGCAAGCCCAGAAGCTTCAATTCCTTGAACTCATGCGCCCCCGCGAGCAACTGTTCCAGCGCGGTTTCGAGGACGGCGGCCTGCCCCGACCGGGAGCCGCTGAGCAACGATTGCAAACCCACGACGGCGGCACGTGCCTTGAGTGCCTCGGCCCGTGTTTGGAACAGCGAGTCAACGGTGCCAAGCAACTGGCCCAGTCCGCTGCGCCGTGCCAGTTCGTGCGCCAATTCCGTTGGGCTGTCGATTCCGCCCCGGATCAGGGCCACCGCCAGCCGGATCCCGAACAGGCCGAACCGTTGAACCAGGGATGCCTTAAGTTCCGGGTCCAAACTGTCCGGCCCGCCCGCCCGCACAAACCGGTCAACCGAGAGCATCATCTTCTCGCGCTGGTTGCGGTCCAGACGCGCCAGGGCCATGAAAGCATCCACATCGCGTTGGCGCATGGTCCGTGCACTTTGTGCCAGCAAGCCGGCCACGGGAACAACGCCAAGGGCCAGGGGTTTCAGATTCTCGTCCCGGCTGTACCGGTCCGCGATCACTGCGGCCGAAATCAAGGCATCGATCCGTCCGGCGCCAATCTCGTCCGCGCGCGACAGGACGGCCAGGGCATTGACAGTCCCGGACTTCCCGGCGGCTGTGTCCTTGAACGATTCCAGGAAGTGCACATCCGAGGCGTGCAAGTGGCGCATCAGGTAGATCACCGCATCTGCCGCCATGGGCGCGTCCTCCGGAAGCAGGAAGGCAGTGGACCTCCCCGACACCTCGCTCGACAAGGAAGCAATGCCGGGAGTGTCGATCAAGGTCAGGTCCTGGAGGCTGGCCGATGGCCAGTCGACCACCAGTTTCTCCACATCCTCCGCTTGGAGTTCCCCCAACGAAAACACCAAGCGGCCATCTATACGGTTCACCGGCAATGCCCGGGGCTCCCCTGTCAACGGATGAAGGGTGATCCGCGGTGCATGCCCGTAGCGGTACCAGGTGACGATCCTCGTGCACTCCCCGGCATCCGTCGGAGCGATCTCCTCTCCGATGATGGCGTTCAGAAGTGTGGACTTGCCCGCTTTGACCATCCCCGCCACTGCGATGCGCAAAGGCCCGGCAAGGCGTTGGTCGAGTTCATCGAGCACTGCCAAGGCGGCCGGGTCCCATTGGTACAGCTCCCGTGCCTGGCGCAGCAGCTCCGCTGCACCCGCGATCCCGGACTGGATCATCCCGCCGGAACCGTCGACGACGCCGGAACGGCTTGGGGTGCCGCGACCCCCTCCTCCTGCAGTTGCCGGGCAACGGCATTCAACGAGTCCACGGCTTTGAGCTGGTTCTTGATCTCCCTGATCCGAAGTTCCCTTTCCGCGGCGTACGTCGCCGCTGCTTTCTGCGCCGCCGCCACGGATTCGGTGAGGGAACGGTGGTGTTCCTCGGCGATGTCCGTGAAGTGGTCCCTGGTAGCGCGCTGAACCAGCCGCAAGCGGTCCTTGAGTTGCTTGCCCACCTGGAAGACGACGTCGTCAATCTGCTTCCGCACCAAAATCTTGGCCTCGGACTGCCGCCGCTTGAGCCGTGCCTCCTGCTCCTCCCGGTACGCTTTGCGGCCCAGCATAAGTCCGGCTCCCACTGACAACGGGTTGATCAGGGCCAAACCGAACAGGCCGGTGAGCAACCCGAACATGAGCACCCCACCGTAGGACCCGCGCATGCCGATCAGGATCTTCTGCACCGGCCCCATGCGCCCATCTTCCATGCTTTGGATTTCTGCCACAGGATCCAGCACTCCCCCGGTATCAGCGACGTGGAGGGCCGGGAGGCCAGTTTCGTCTTCGGAAAAATGCTCCGCGACCTGGCCAGCCAGCCACTGCGCACGCTCGCTGGTCCACACGAACGTATCCGACACCGCGGCGGCGACGCTTTGTTCAAGCCACTTGGCGAACTGCTCCCAGGCCGGGCCCGGATCCCCTTGGTCGATTGCTATCTCGGCCTCTCGCTGTATGCGGCGGAGGCGGTCCTTCAGGTCGTACTCCATGTCCGCGATGAGGTCGCCTATCCCGTCATTCAGGGTTGTCTGCCAGCGTGCGGACTTCTTACGGAGCGCGTCCGCATCCTCCTTTGCCGCGGTCAGGCCGGCAATCATCTGGGGTGTGTCCTCAGGATTTTCCAGGGCAGCGAGTTCGGACCGCAATGCCAGCGTGAGGTTGCCGGTGACGGATGCGAGGTCGTTGCCCACGGAACGGCGTTGCAGGAGGGCAGCCTCACCAACAATGCTGTTCCGAAGGTAGGAGATCAGGGCGGGGAACCCGGATTCATTGTTCAGCTCGGTGTCCTGAAGCCGCGCGGCCTGCAGCCGCAGCTCCGACGAGACGGGTAACAGGGGAATGTCCGGTCCGACATCGGCAAGGTGTCCTTTGTCCAGCTCAGCTATCTGCCGCCATGCCGGATAGAGGTCGGTCTTGGACAGCACGCAGGCCACATTGGGGCTGACGCGCATGGCTTGGCGAAGGAACCTCATCTCGGGTTCGGTGTACTCCTGCGATGCGTCCGAGACGAACAGCATGGCATGGGCCGAAGGCAACGCCGTGAGCGTGGTCAGG
Proteins encoded:
- a CDS encoding dynamin family protein, whose amino-acid sequence is MIQSGIAGAAELLRQARELYQWDPAALAVLDELDQRLAGPLRIAVAGMVKAGKSTLLNAIIGEEIAPTDAGECTRIVTWYRYGHAPRITLHPLTGEPRALPVNRIDGRLVFSLGELQAEDVEKLVVDWPSASLQDLTLIDTPGIASLSSEVSGRSTAFLLPEDAPMAADAVIYLMRHLHASDVHFLESFKDTAAGKSGTVNALAVLSRADEIGAGRIDALISAAVIADRYSRDENLKPLALGVVPVAGLLAQSARTMRQRDVDAFMALARLDRNQREKMMLSVDRFVRAGGPDSLDPELKASLVQRFGLFGIRLAVALIRGGIDSPTELAHELARRSGLGQLLGTVDSLFQTRAEALKARAAVVGLQSLLSGSRSGQAAVLETALEQLLAGAHEFKELKLLGLLRTGGAGLTPGQSREAEQLVGGRGNLPHQRLGLSPEAGLDEIARATRDALDRWRHIAENPLLVDSAAVDACRVVLRSCEGILAAMPVAR
- a CDS encoding dynamin family protein, translating into MAETVRMTTLLEHGMALAGERNDLRRRLENTHKRLQDPSVRVIVVGEFKQGKSQLINALVNAPVCPVDDDIATTVPTVVRHGDPASAVVLVPAATAGGSDSATGDEPGAEPRVDRQPVDLAALADFVSEKGNPGNTRNILAAEVGLPRKLLSGGLCIVDSPGVGGLGSSHTLTTLTALPSAHAMLFVSDASQEYTEPEMRFLRQAMRVSPNVACVLSKTDLYPAWRQIAELDKGHLADVGPDIPLLPVSSELRLQAARLQDTELNNESGFPALISYLRNSIVGEAALLQRRSVGNDLASVTGNLTLALRSELAALENPEDTPQMIAGLTAAKEDADALRKKSARWQTTLNDGIGDLIADMEYDLKDRLRRIQREAEIAIDQGDPGPAWEQFAKWLEQSVAAAVSDTFVWTSERAQWLAGQVAEHFSEDETGLPALHVADTGGVLDPVAEIQSMEDGRMGPVQKILIGMRGSYGGVLMFGLLTGLFGLALINPLSVGAGLMLGRKAYREEQEARLKRRQSEAKILVRKQIDDVVFQVGKQLKDRLRLVQRATRDHFTDIAEEHHRSLTESVAAAQKAAATYAAERELRIREIKNQLKAVDSLNAVARQLQEEGVAAPQAVPASSTVPAG